The DNA window CTGATCCTGGTGCCCGCCTTCCTGAAACTCGCCGGAAAGTGGAACTGGTGGCTGCCCGCGTGGCTCGACCGGCGCCTGCCGCACATCCGCCTCGAACACTGAACCGGGGGCAGGAGGACGTGGTGGGAACCGCGACAGACGGCAGACGCGACAGACAGCAGAAAGGAGGGGCGACCTGCACATGCGCGGTCGCCCCCCGTCTCATCGCTCGCCGCTTACGTCCGCGCGTGCTCCTGCTCGCGCTTGCGGCGGATGAACCACGCGACGGCCGCCACGGCCAGCAGACCCAGGATGATCCGGCTGGCCGGACCCACGTACGCCTCGACCCGGTCGTAGTGTTCGCCCAGCATGAACCCCGCCCCGGCCAGCAGGGTCGCCCACAGCGCCGACCCGATCGCGCTGAACAGCAGGAACTTCGGCATCGGCATCTCACTCATGCCCGCCGGGAGGCTCAGCAGGCTGCGAATGCCCGGCACCATCCGCCCGAACAGCACCGCCTTCGACCCGTGCCGGTCGAACCAGTCGTCGGCCTTCTTGATGTCCCTG is part of the Deinococcus seoulensis genome and encodes:
- a CDS encoding DedA family protein translates to MAEWVQGLMDSMGYVGILLLMVLENVFPPIPSELIMPSAGFAASRGDMNLIMVILMGTLGSVIGTLPLYYIGRAFGEDRLIEWADRHGRWLTLSGRDIKKADDWFDRHGSKAVLFGRMVPGIRSLLSLPAGMSEMPMPKFLLFSAIGSALWATLLAGAGFMLGEHYDRVEAYVGPASRIILGLLAVAAVAWFIRRKREQEHART